One region of Bdellovibrio bacteriovorus genomic DNA includes:
- a CDS encoding CheR family methyltransferase: MNDALVRKLLLQGIYEKYGYDFSGYNESSFTRRVEGLLSKYSLPDELELMARILRDPHFFAELVPQLTISTTELFRDPSFFLAFREKVVPVLKTYPALNFWIAGCSTGEEVYSLAILLQEEGLYERSLIYATDINHNSLKKASEGIYAIESMRAFAKNYTEAGGKESPSEYYTADYDFARFRASLRDHVVFSDHNLATDESFLEHNVIFCRNVMIYFNRELQGRVFDLFFNSLSDRGFLGLGSKETLRFSQYKDSFDEIDAGQRIYQKNPMQVAKKIRKV; the protein is encoded by the coding sequence ATGAATGATGCTTTGGTAAGAAAACTTTTACTGCAGGGAATTTACGAGAAATATGGCTACGACTTCAGTGGCTATAATGAAAGCTCGTTCACTCGCAGGGTTGAAGGTTTGCTGTCGAAGTATAGCTTACCAGATGAACTTGAATTGATGGCTCGAATTCTGCGCGATCCCCATTTCTTTGCAGAGCTGGTTCCGCAGTTAACGATTTCTACGACCGAACTGTTTCGCGACCCTTCGTTCTTTTTGGCGTTTCGTGAAAAAGTGGTCCCTGTGCTGAAGACATATCCCGCTCTGAACTTTTGGATTGCGGGTTGTAGCACGGGTGAAGAAGTTTATAGCTTGGCAATTTTACTGCAAGAAGAAGGTCTGTACGAAAGATCGCTGATCTACGCGACGGATATAAATCACAATTCTTTAAAGAAAGCCTCGGAAGGCATTTACGCTATTGAAAGCATGCGAGCATTTGCAAAAAACTATACAGAGGCAGGGGGCAAAGAAAGTCCTTCGGAGTACTATACAGCTGACTATGATTTCGCACGCTTTCGCGCTTCATTGCGCGATCATGTAGTCTTCTCTGATCACAACTTGGCGACTGATGAATCTTTCTTAGAACACAACGTTATCTTCTGTCGCAACGTGATGATTTATTTCAATAGAGAATTACAGGGGCGTGTTTTTGATCTCTTCTTTAATTCTTTAAGTGACCGAGGATTTTTAGGTTTGGGTTCTAAAGAGACGCTTCGCTTTTCCCAATACAAGGACTCGTTCGACGAGATTGATGCGGGACAGAGAATCTATCAAAAAAACCCAATGCAGGTGGCAAAGAAAATTAGAAAAGTGTAA
- a CDS encoding response regulator, whose amino-acid sequence MTENFEKSSRFTTLKTFFLVAAVLIVFNSILLLNVFRNIRQQQVWVQHTANVISELDLMLSAVKDAETGVRGFLLTNRKDYLDPYFSGVKEARERYQNLRSLTIDNPRQQASLNDIEKTLTDREEAFKNSLRKLSTVKEDAALPGDGKIVMDKLRDQVTLMKNEEQRLLKDRQQKAQSSEDIGYISWFFSIAVNLALTGTAFYLIRRSWRQQGAENARQARETWMKSRLAEVSAILAEDLNMAEMGDKVLHYLCRFLQIPAARLYITEGDSLLLKATYAESKAFANRRIERIKIGETLLGEAVQKDEMFKVRNVPPGYLQIESSLGITDPKSILFFPIYQYGKPVGILEFALFRDLTDDERTLLNSLREVVAVGINTAHAKEDLQRLLNTTQEQALELQAQQEELRASNEELEEQARALEAQQENLNNKNRELEFSRKEVEAKALDLEKTNQYKSEFLAKMSHELRTPLNSLLILATLLKENKEGNLNEQQIGFASTIYDAGNDLLGLISDILDISKIEARKLTLRAEKFTIGHLISQLQSTFLPQTNKKNLRLVIDASEEVKAVQMNTDLQRVEQILRNFLSNAVKFTEKGSITIKAEQSSSRDGFVTIKIIDTGIGISEEKRITIFEAFEQADSSISRRYGGTGLGLTISRELTSLLGGQVYVDSEVGYGSAFTLEIPQTLPGAPSLSQTQAAPQKVVKYVAPARPERSSVIVDEKVSAMISSLEPHLKTLLVVEDDEATSRLIAQTAKGYGYQSLEVNSGELALAVLKEYVPTAIMLDIKLPGISGVGLLETIKQMPRLRHVPVHMISALDYQHNTMRMGAMGYLAKPTSIKDVSTALSQIETLISKKARSLLVVEDDQAQRDAIISLVQGLDLKIVGASHGQEALEHLNNETFDCVVLDLALPDMSGAEFLDKLNAISSHLPPVIIYTGQDLSRDEEAALRQYAESIILKGVRSPERLLDEVNLFLHRVEEDLPEQQRDLLKQLRSREQSFEGKTVLLVDDDLRNLFSLTHVLEGKGFKVVVARDGVEALEKLEVAQKVDVILMDIMMPRLDGYETIRKIREKSQYETTPIIALTAKAMKGDHEKCIQVGANDYLPKPINLGSLVSVLKVWVSSLETIV is encoded by the coding sequence GTGACTGAAAACTTCGAAAAAAGCTCTCGCTTTACGACTTTAAAAACATTCTTTCTTGTTGCCGCGGTCTTGATTGTTTTTAATTCGATTCTGCTGCTTAACGTCTTTAGAAATATTCGCCAGCAACAAGTATGGGTGCAGCACACCGCAAATGTCATCTCTGAGCTGGATTTGATGCTATCAGCGGTCAAGGACGCAGAAACAGGTGTGCGCGGATTTCTTCTGACAAACCGTAAGGACTATTTGGATCCGTATTTTTCTGGTGTGAAAGAGGCTCGCGAACGCTACCAAAATCTGCGCAGCCTCACAATCGATAATCCGCGCCAACAGGCTTCCTTAAATGACATCGAAAAAACTCTGACAGATCGAGAAGAAGCTTTTAAGAACTCTCTGCGCAAGCTCTCTACGGTAAAAGAGGACGCTGCTTTGCCTGGCGATGGCAAAATCGTTATGGATAAGTTGCGTGATCAAGTCACTCTTATGAAAAACGAAGAACAAAGACTTCTTAAAGATCGTCAACAGAAAGCTCAGTCTTCTGAAGACATCGGTTATATTTCTTGGTTTTTCTCGATCGCCGTCAATCTCGCTTTAACAGGAACTGCTTTTTATCTTATTCGTCGTAGTTGGCGCCAACAAGGCGCTGAAAACGCTCGCCAGGCCCGCGAAACCTGGATGAAATCGCGACTGGCAGAAGTCTCTGCGATCCTAGCAGAAGATTTAAACATGGCTGAAATGGGTGATAAAGTTCTTCATTATCTTTGCCGATTTCTGCAGATTCCGGCGGCTCGTCTTTACATTACCGAGGGTGACAGTCTTCTTTTGAAGGCCACGTACGCTGAAAGCAAGGCTTTCGCAAATAGAAGGATTGAGCGCATCAAGATCGGTGAGACACTACTAGGTGAAGCCGTTCAAAAGGATGAGATGTTTAAAGTGCGCAACGTGCCGCCTGGCTATCTACAAATTGAATCAAGCTTAGGTATCACCGATCCCAAATCAATTCTATTTTTCCCGATATATCAATATGGAAAACCCGTAGGAATTTTAGAGTTCGCCTTATTCCGCGATCTTACAGATGACGAGCGCACGCTTTTAAACAGTCTGCGCGAAGTTGTTGCCGTCGGCATTAACACTGCTCACGCCAAAGAAGACTTGCAGCGCCTCTTAAATACGACACAAGAACAAGCTCTCGAGTTGCAAGCTCAACAAGAAGAACTTCGCGCAAGTAATGAAGAGCTTGAGGAACAAGCTCGCGCCCTAGAAGCGCAACAGGAAAACTTGAACAACAAAAATCGTGAGCTTGAATTTTCTCGCAAGGAAGTCGAAGCAAAAGCTTTGGATCTAGAAAAAACGAATCAATATAAGTCCGAGTTTTTAGCAAAAATGTCGCATGAACTTCGCACACCCTTAAATAGTTTATTGATTTTAGCGACGCTTCTTAAGGAAAACAAAGAAGGGAACCTTAACGAACAGCAAATTGGTTTTGCTTCGACAATTTATGATGCCGGTAACGATTTGTTGGGACTGATCAGTGATATTTTAGATATCTCTAAGATCGAGGCCCGTAAACTGACCTTAAGAGCTGAAAAATTCACGATAGGTCATTTGATTTCCCAGCTTCAGTCTACCTTCTTGCCACAAACAAATAAAAAGAATCTTCGTCTGGTGATAGATGCTTCGGAAGAGGTCAAAGCCGTTCAGATGAACACTGATTTACAACGTGTCGAACAGATTCTGCGTAACTTCCTTTCAAACGCCGTGAAATTTACGGAAAAAGGAAGCATTACAATTAAAGCCGAACAGTCTTCTTCACGCGACGGTTTCGTCACGATCAAAATCATCGATACTGGTATAGGTATTTCCGAAGAAAAGCGCATCACTATCTTCGAAGCCTTCGAGCAGGCCGATAGTTCTATCAGCCGGCGCTATGGTGGCACGGGCTTGGGCCTGACGATTTCTCGCGAGTTAACATCCCTTTTAGGTGGGCAAGTTTACGTCGATAGCGAAGTGGGTTATGGAAGTGCCTTTACTTTGGAAATTCCACAAACACTTCCGGGGGCCCCTTCTTTGTCGCAAACACAGGCTGCCCCCCAAAAAGTGGTGAAGTATGTAGCTCCCGCTCGCCCTGAACGCTCTTCCGTGATTGTCGACGAAAAGGTATCGGCAATGATTTCTTCTTTGGAGCCGCACCTAAAAACTTTGTTAGTTGTTGAAGATGACGAAGCGACAAGCCGTCTTATCGCACAGACTGCTAAAGGTTATGGTTACCAATCTCTTGAAGTGAATTCGGGCGAGCTAGCCTTGGCCGTTTTAAAAGAGTATGTTCCAACAGCGATCATGTTAGATATTAAACTTCCTGGAATCAGTGGGGTTGGTTTGCTTGAAACAATCAAACAAATGCCTCGCTTGCGCCACGTCCCGGTTCACATGATTTCAGCCCTTGATTACCAACACAACACGATGCGCATGGGCGCCATGGGTTACCTGGCAAAACCAACATCTATCAAAGATGTCAGTACAGCTCTTAGCCAAATAGAAACGCTGATTTCGAAAAAGGCCCGAAGCCTTCTAGTTGTGGAAGACGATCAAGCTCAGCGGGACGCCATCATCAGCCTTGTGCAAGGTTTAGATCTTAAAATTGTCGGCGCAAGTCACGGACAAGAGGCCCTAGAACACCTTAATAATGAAACTTTTGATTGCGTGGTTTTGGACCTTGCGTTGCCCGATATGAGCGGTGCCGAGTTCTTAGATAAGCTTAACGCCATTAGCTCTCACCTGCCTCCGGTAATTATCTATACAGGTCAGGATCTTTCTCGAGATGAAGAGGCTGCCCTTCGCCAGTATGCTGAAAGTATTATCTTGAAAGGAGTACGTTCTCCAGAGCGCTTGTTGGATGAAGTGAACTTATTCCTTCACCGCGTAGAAGAAGACCTGCCAGAACAGCAGCGAGATTTATTAAAGCAGTTGCGCAGTCGCGAGCAAAGCTTCGAGGGAAAAACAGTTCTTTTAGTCGATGATGATCTTAGAAACTTGTTTTCGTTAACTCACGTCTTAGAAGGCAAAGGTTTTAAGGTCGTGGTGGCACGGGATGGTGTGGAAGCCTTAGAGAAACTCGAAGTCGCTCAAAAGGTCGATGTGATTCTTATGGATATCATGATGCCACGTCTAGATGGGTACGAAACCATCCGTAAAATCCGGGAAAAAAGCCAATACGAAACCACTCCGATCATTGCCCTGACCGCGAAAGCTATGAAGGGTGACCATGAAAAGTGTATTCAAGTCGGTGCTAACGACTATCTGCCGAAGCCAATCAACCTAGGAAGTCTTGTATCGGTCTTAAAAGTCTGGGTTTCATCACTGGAGACCATCGTTTAA
- the msrB gene encoding peptide-methionine (R)-S-oxide reductase MsrB gives MKTEKYNPETCAFPKDDAELKKLLSPEQYEITKRNATEAPFRNSYWNNHHPGIYVDVISKEPLFSSKDKFDSGTGWPSFSKPINKGIVKEKKDMSHGMVRTEVRSSRADSHLGHVFDDGPGEDGLRYCINSGSLRFVPLEKMEAEGYEDWLKDFNEKDWAEAKKNPYKP, from the coding sequence GTGAAGACTGAAAAGTACAACCCTGAGACATGCGCCTTCCCTAAAGACGATGCAGAACTGAAGAAACTCTTAAGCCCTGAGCAATACGAGATTACAAAACGAAATGCTACGGAAGCACCATTTAGAAATTCCTATTGGAACAATCATCATCCCGGAATCTATGTCGACGTGATTTCCAAAGAGCCGTTGTTTTCTTCGAAAGATAAATTCGATTCGGGCACGGGCTGGCCCAGCTTTAGTAAGCCGATCAATAAAGGCATCGTAAAAGAAAAGAAAGATATGTCTCATGGAATGGTGCGCACCGAAGTCAGATCTTCGCGCGCTGATTCGCACTTAGGCCATGTGTTTGATGATGGCCCCGGAGAAGATGGTTTGCGCTACTGTATTAATTCAGGCTCTTTACGTTTTGTGCCATTAGAAAAAATGGAAGCTGAAGGTTATGAAGATTGGCTCAAGGATTTTAATGAAAAAGACTGGGCCGAAGCGAAGAAAAATCCCTACAAACCTTAG
- a CDS encoding VOC family protein yields the protein METNELHRGRLIDHIQLVVKDLAASKKFYMAVFKTLDVPLGGEGPDYFWVDELFVSSVDSQAAVGKLTGRVHLAFQAKDRDMVQKFYKAALEAGGKDNGAPGERPYHPGYYAAFVIDPDGNNIEAVFHGPAKKSADSVKITF from the coding sequence GTGGAAACAAATGAGCTTCATCGCGGTCGCTTGATCGATCATATTCAGTTAGTAGTGAAAGATCTTGCTGCCAGCAAAAAATTTTATATGGCTGTATTTAAGACTCTTGACGTTCCCCTAGGAGGCGAGGGCCCGGATTATTTCTGGGTTGATGAACTGTTTGTGTCTTCGGTCGATAGCCAGGCCGCCGTCGGAAAACTTACGGGTCGTGTGCACTTGGCATTTCAAGCTAAAGACCGCGACATGGTTCAAAAATTTTATAAAGCGGCCTTAGAAGCTGGCGGCAAAGACAACGGAGCTCCGGGAGAACGCCCGTATCATCCCGGATACTACGCTGCTTTTGTAATTGATCCCGATGGCAACAACATCGAGGCGGTTTTTCATGGACCCGCAAAAAAATCAGCAGATTCCGTGAAAATCACATTCTAA